Proteins encoded together in one Microbacterium sp. ABRD28 window:
- a CDS encoding putative glycolipid-binding domain-containing protein, with protein MPTWWEHLIHVATGRSRRHVDLPDLRHLPTRRVALERTHYVVNDPERHHRRQRLYVLRHETDRRSRRAARVAVFSNGRDVGYLPSRVAATVAPHLDTLGGAAVVNGAGPATDSIRLRVDLPTDAAMAEFIGTHVQNEEKRMSRITWQGLETASTETCEIHFSGHSMVANGDIDTPDGRLAYRVETDAGGLFRLADLAIGGRTLSLSFSDGRWLVNGEHRGDLDGATEIDISATPLTNTLPIRRLDLPIGQSADIDTAWIAVPALTVVRDPQRYTRVGERQWRYESRDSDFRALLTVDDDGLVLDYPGLFRSIS; from the coding sequence ATGCCGACATGGTGGGAACACCTGATCCACGTGGCGACCGGTCGCTCCCGTCGTCATGTCGATCTTCCCGATCTTCGTCATCTGCCGACACGGCGGGTCGCGCTCGAACGCACGCACTACGTCGTGAACGACCCCGAGCGGCATCACCGCCGTCAGCGGTTGTACGTCCTCCGTCACGAGACCGACCGCCGCTCGCGCCGTGCCGCGCGGGTCGCGGTCTTCTCGAACGGGCGCGACGTGGGATATCTGCCGTCTCGCGTGGCGGCGACGGTCGCCCCGCACCTCGATACGCTCGGGGGCGCAGCAGTCGTGAACGGAGCGGGACCGGCGACCGACAGCATCCGACTTCGCGTGGATCTGCCCACCGATGCCGCCATGGCGGAGTTCATCGGAACCCATGTTCAGAACGAGGAGAAGCGGATGTCGCGCATCACGTGGCAGGGGCTCGAAACCGCCAGCACCGAAACCTGCGAAATCCACTTCTCAGGGCACAGCATGGTTGCGAACGGCGACATCGACACTCCGGACGGACGCCTCGCGTACCGCGTCGAGACCGACGCCGGAGGTCTCTTCCGGCTTGCCGATCTCGCGATCGGCGGACGCACCCTCAGCCTGTCGTTCTCCGACGGCCGGTGGCTCGTGAACGGTGAGCACCGCGGCGACCTCGACGGCGCGACCGAGATCGACATCTCCGCGACCCCGCTGACCAACACCCTCCCGATCCGGCGGCTCGACCTCCCGATCGGCCAGAGCGCCGACATCGACACCGCGTGGATCGCCGTTCCCGCACTCACCGTGGTCCGCGATCCGCAGCGCTACACCCGCGTCGGTGAACGGCAGTGGCGGTACGAGTCGCGCGACTCCGACTTCCGCGCCCTCCTCACCGTCGACGACGACGGTCTGGTGCTCGACTACCCCGGTCTCTTCCGCTCGATCAGCTGA
- a CDS encoding ABC transporter substrate-binding protein: MTDRKTLTRRTLLGAGIVGVAGIAAAGIGLSTRPGGVFGGGDAARAASLQLSWLHSVQFGGSYIAQDRGWYEGLDVTLLQGGPNAPVEPPVVSGSALIGISAADYTAAAVAEGAPFKIIGVAMQKNPFVIASLPGNPVNEPADLVGKRIGMALANTPVLETLCTLNDVDVDGIEVVPTQYSAQPLLADEVDCLLCWETDLPVAMTVQGVESVTMLMADYGYALHSQTYIATEESLANRRADLVALMRGEVRGWDEYRADTNAAAALTLEMFPDAGLDLETQELQAERQVPLMFSDVTDENGFGWWTDDSVAQNRETLALLGQDVPADLWDRSVLEEVHGS, from the coding sequence ATGACAGACCGCAAGACCCTCACCCGCCGCACCCTGCTCGGCGCCGGCATCGTCGGTGTCGCCGGCATCGCGGCGGCCGGCATCGGCCTGAGCACGCGCCCGGGAGGGGTGTTCGGCGGCGGAGACGCTGCACGCGCGGCATCCCTCCAGCTGTCATGGCTGCACTCGGTGCAGTTCGGCGGCAGCTACATCGCACAGGACCGCGGCTGGTACGAGGGTCTCGACGTCACCCTGCTGCAGGGCGGCCCCAACGCCCCCGTCGAGCCCCCGGTCGTATCGGGGTCGGCGCTCATCGGCATCTCTGCCGCCGACTACACCGCCGCCGCCGTCGCCGAGGGGGCGCCGTTCAAGATCATCGGCGTCGCGATGCAGAAGAACCCGTTCGTCATCGCCTCCCTCCCCGGAAATCCCGTGAACGAACCCGCCGACCTCGTCGGCAAGCGCATCGGCATGGCCCTGGCCAACACCCCGGTGCTCGAGACGCTGTGCACCCTGAACGACGTCGATGTCGACGGCATCGAGGTCGTGCCGACGCAGTACTCGGCCCAGCCCCTCCTCGCCGATGAAGTGGACTGCCTGCTCTGCTGGGAGACCGACCTGCCGGTGGCGATGACCGTGCAGGGAGTCGAGAGCGTCACGATGCTGATGGCCGACTACGGCTACGCCCTCCACTCGCAGACCTACATCGCCACCGAGGAGAGCCTCGCCAACCGGCGGGCCGACCTCGTCGCGCTCATGCGCGGCGAGGTGCGCGGATGGGACGAGTATCGCGCCGACACGAATGCCGCCGCCGCCCTCACGCTGGAGATGTTCCCCGACGCGGGCCTCGACCTCGAGACGCAGGAGCTGCAGGCCGAGCGGCAGGTGCCGCTGATGTTCTCGGACGTCACCGACGAGAACGGGTTCGGATGGTGGACCGACGATTCCGTGGCGCAGAACCGCGAGACGCTCGCCCTCCTGGGGCAGGACGTCCCCGCCGACCTCTGGGATCGGTCGGTGCTGGAAGAAGTCCATGGCAGCTGA
- a CDS encoding CoA transferase, producing MTLGAVGGQVADALGFGEQARELVAEPTGAFPWGAHLPVGTLATDSVALASLAIALLRGNPSPVRVDRARVAASFGSEKVLRIHGAAPSAWAPLSGFWRARDGWVRTHANYPHHERALRRLLGLGADVETDAAVAAIAARTAADLEDRAAEIGAIVGRVRAPEEWREHEQARIVATAPIVERRRIGDAAPRPEGFRVLDLTRVIAGPIATRDLALAGAEVLRVDSPALPETGWIHLDTGQGKRSTLLDLRQAHDHATFERLLSRAHVVVTGYRPGALARFGLEPEDLAARHPGLVTASVSAWGAHGPWAARRGFDSIVQAVSGIAMVESPDGETPGALPVQALDHATGHFLAAGIVRALGAQRREGGSIDVRMSLARTAHALLTSTDPATQAAALVTAPPPLAFPGAPDHYPVVGGEWGADAAEWLG from the coding sequence ATGACACTCGGAGCTGTGGGCGGGCAGGTGGCCGACGCACTCGGCTTCGGCGAGCAGGCGCGGGAACTCGTGGCCGAGCCGACCGGCGCATTCCCGTGGGGCGCGCACCTGCCGGTCGGCACCCTGGCGACCGACAGCGTCGCACTGGCATCGCTCGCGATCGCACTCCTCCGGGGCAACCCGTCGCCGGTGCGCGTGGACCGGGCGCGGGTGGCGGCATCCTTCGGCAGCGAGAAGGTGCTGCGCATCCACGGCGCCGCGCCGTCGGCGTGGGCCCCGCTGTCGGGCTTCTGGCGCGCTCGCGACGGATGGGTCCGCACGCACGCGAACTACCCGCACCACGAGCGGGCGCTCCGTCGGCTGCTCGGTCTCGGAGCAGACGTGGAGACGGATGCCGCGGTGGCGGCCATCGCGGCACGAACCGCCGCCGACCTCGAAGACCGCGCCGCCGAGATCGGTGCGATCGTCGGACGTGTGCGGGCTCCCGAAGAGTGGCGAGAGCACGAGCAGGCACGGATCGTCGCGACGGCGCCGATCGTGGAGCGGCGGCGGATCGGCGATGCGGCACCACGGCCCGAGGGTTTCCGGGTGCTCGACCTGACGCGGGTGATTGCAGGGCCCATCGCCACGCGCGACCTCGCACTCGCCGGCGCGGAGGTGCTGCGCGTCGACTCCCCTGCCCTGCCCGAGACGGGGTGGATCCACCTCGACACCGGGCAGGGAAAGCGTTCGACTCTGCTCGACCTTCGACAGGCCCACGATCACGCGACCTTCGAGCGCCTGCTGTCCCGCGCGCACGTCGTGGTCACCGGCTACCGGCCGGGGGCATTGGCGCGGTTCGGTCTCGAACCCGAAGACCTCGCCGCGCGGCATCCGGGACTCGTGACCGCCTCGGTCTCCGCGTGGGGAGCACACGGACCGTGGGCCGCGCGACGCGGATTCGACAGCATCGTGCAGGCGGTGAGCGGCATCGCGATGGTGGAGAGTCCAGACGGCGAGACGCCTGGCGCGCTCCCCGTCCAGGCCCTCGATCACGCGACCGGGCACTTTCTCGCTGCGGGCATCGTGCGGGCGCTCGGCGCTCAGCGGAGAGAGGGCGGGTCGATCGATGTCCGCATGTCTCTCGCCCGCACCGCTCACGCGCTGCTGACCTCGACAGACCCGGCGACCCAGGCGGCGGCGCTCGTCACCGCACCTCCGCCGCTGGCGTTCCCGGGCGCGCCCGATCACTACCCCGTCGTCGGTGGCGAGTGGGGGGCGGATGCGGCGGAGTGGCTGGGCTGA
- a CDS encoding ABC transporter ATP-binding protein — protein MAAEPRVLVDGAGKVYPDGLEAVASLDLEFAGGSTTALVGPSGCGKSTLLRMIAGLEDPTSGSITIDGDSPHAVAERGELAVAFQDPSLLPWRSVRQNAALALTLTHRDVDAAAIDRMIARVGLDGFGDARPAALSGGMRQRAAIARALITEPRLLLLDEPFGAVDELTRQDLIAELPPLWRERGTTTLLVTHSISEAARIADRIVVLSPRPARVVDDIAVPRGDAAAFERVVAAVTEALSRSRAA, from the coding sequence ATGGCAGCTGAGCCCCGGGTCCTCGTCGATGGGGCAGGCAAGGTCTACCCCGACGGGCTCGAGGCGGTCGCCTCCCTCGATCTGGAGTTCGCCGGCGGTTCGACGACCGCCCTGGTAGGGCCGTCGGGATGCGGCAAGTCGACGCTCCTGCGCATGATCGCCGGACTCGAAGACCCCACCTCCGGATCGATCACGATCGACGGCGACTCCCCCCATGCCGTCGCCGAGCGCGGCGAGCTCGCCGTCGCGTTCCAGGACCCCTCGCTCCTCCCCTGGCGGAGCGTTCGCCAGAACGCCGCTCTCGCGCTCACCCTCACCCACCGCGACGTCGACGCGGCAGCGATCGACCGCATGATCGCGCGCGTCGGCCTCGACGGCTTCGGCGACGCTCGGCCCGCCGCCCTGTCGGGCGGGATGCGACAGCGCGCCGCGATCGCGCGCGCTCTCATCACCGAGCCCCGCCTCCTGCTCCTGGACGAACCCTTCGGCGCGGTGGACGAACTCACCCGGCAGGACCTCATCGCCGAGCTGCCGCCGCTCTGGCGCGAGAGAGGCACCACCACGCTGCTGGTCACCCACTCCATCTCGGAGGCCGCACGCATCGCCGACCGCATCGTCGTCCTGAGCCCCCGCCCGGCACGGGTGGTGGACGACATCGCCGTCCCGCGCGGCGACGCCGCGGCGTTCGAGCGGGTGGTCGCCGCGGTGACCGAGGCGCTCTCGCGGTCGCGGGCGGCATGA
- a CDS encoding lysylphosphatidylglycerol synthase domain-containing protein, translated as MTVARESAATGAPHTTAGQPDTAENRPAVTRFTPLTFICVGVAMAGGLALGLPIAAVLAAASALILALVGAAVALSRHHPFARLGGANVVTLIRLTVVAFLLAVLFAGGGHPVAVIAVSVVALSLDGVDGYLARRQGLSSRFGASFDMEVDSAFALVLALLAGLGPAGPLAILLGLPRYLFGAAALAYPWLNGPIRPRYSRKVICVLQLIALIALQFPFLSAPVAIAIVIVTAGLLAWSFGVDILELRRNADDSGRPALIRLGQALLTALILAVVWQVAGGVDVLDILFTANPWWLLAACVLLVTHTVLSALRWRVTAAPLGIDLSGGHAIREYFLAQLVNTTLPGGVVGDAARAARTRHQATLGRSVGAVVVERGVGQVALLAVFAVAFLATLFAPGGIAWPPVLAAAISVALLALAIAGLVLVLRLRFAPPAPGSRLGRLVDGTRRSLTAPGVLPAQLVLSAGATVCILAAFACCAAAVGAPLPLGAIFAVVPLVLFAMVLPISVGGWGVREGAAVALLPIAGLTTAQAFAASAAFGLMALVASLPGLALVWTRRRTLETTT; from the coding sequence ATGACCGTCGCCCGGGAGAGCGCGGCCACGGGAGCACCGCACACCACGGCCGGGCAGCCCGACACGGCCGAAAACCGGCCCGCGGTCACCCGCTTCACCCCTCTCACCTTCATCTGCGTCGGCGTCGCGATGGCGGGCGGGCTCGCCCTCGGCCTTCCGATCGCCGCCGTTCTCGCCGCAGCTTCCGCTCTGATCCTCGCCCTCGTCGGCGCCGCCGTCGCCCTCTCCCGTCACCACCCGTTCGCGCGCCTCGGCGGCGCGAACGTGGTCACCCTCATCCGGCTCACCGTCGTGGCCTTCCTCCTCGCCGTCCTCTTCGCCGGCGGCGGACATCCCGTCGCCGTCATCGCGGTCAGCGTCGTCGCGCTCAGCCTCGACGGCGTCGACGGGTATCTCGCGCGCCGCCAGGGACTCTCGTCACGATTCGGGGCGAGCTTCGACATGGAGGTCGACTCGGCCTTCGCTCTGGTCCTCGCCCTGCTCGCCGGACTCGGGCCCGCCGGGCCCCTCGCGATCCTCCTCGGCCTCCCCCGCTATCTCTTCGGCGCGGCCGCCCTCGCCTATCCGTGGCTGAACGGCCCCATCCGTCCGCGGTACAGCCGCAAGGTCATCTGCGTCCTCCAGCTCATCGCCCTCATCGCGCTGCAGTTCCCGTTCCTGTCGGCTCCGGTCGCGATCGCCATCGTGATCGTCACCGCGGGACTGTTGGCCTGGTCGTTCGGCGTCGACATCCTGGAGCTGCGCCGGAATGCGGATGACTCGGGCCGGCCGGCACTCATCCGCCTCGGGCAGGCTCTCCTCACCGCCCTGATCCTCGCGGTCGTGTGGCAGGTCGCCGGCGGCGTCGACGTGCTCGACATCCTCTTCACCGCGAACCCCTGGTGGCTGCTGGCCGCCTGCGTGCTCCTCGTCACCCACACCGTGCTCTCCGCGCTCCGCTGGCGGGTGACCGCCGCCCCGCTCGGCATCGACCTCTCGGGCGGGCACGCGATCCGCGAGTATTTCCTGGCCCAGCTGGTGAACACCACTCTGCCCGGCGGGGTCGTCGGCGACGCCGCCCGCGCCGCGCGGACCCGCCATCAGGCCACGCTCGGTCGCTCGGTCGGGGCGGTCGTCGTCGAGAGGGGAGTCGGCCAGGTCGCCCTCCTCGCGGTCTTCGCCGTCGCCTTCCTCGCCACCCTCTTCGCCCCCGGCGGCATCGCGTGGCCCCCCGTCCTCGCGGCCGCAATCTCCGTGGCGCTCCTCGCCCTCGCGATCGCCGGGCTCGTCCTCGTCCTTCGCCTGCGGTTCGCGCCGCCCGCCCCCGGCTCGCGGCTCGGCCGACTCGTCGACGGCACCCGTCGGAGCCTCACCGCCCCCGGCGTGCTCCCCGCGCAGCTGGTCCTCAGCGCCGGCGCCACGGTGTGCATCCTCGCAGCCTTCGCCTGCTGCGCCGCTGCAGTCGGAGCCCCGCTCCCCCTCGGCGCGATCTTCGCGGTGGTGCCGCTCGTGCTTTTCGCGATGGTGCTCCCGATCTCGGTCGGCGGCTGGGGTGTGCGCGAGGGTGCCGCCGTCGCCCTGCTTCCGATCGCCGGCCTCACCACCGCTCAAGCCTTCGCCGCGAGCGCCGCCTTCGGGTTGATGGCCCTCGTCGCTTCGCTCCCCGGCCTCGCCCTCGTCTGGACCCGCCGTCGCACCCTGGAGACCACCACATGA
- a CDS encoding type III PLP-dependent enzyme → MNETAATLIDRRRRECAAVMQTDDARAAIALHGTPVLLLDPAIVVRQYTRLRTALPFVRFHYAVKVCAHPAVIAALAEEGCGFDVASGEEIALLERQGVAPHRVIHTHPVKKPAEIGAALAAGIRTFVVDNEIELEKFRRGGAPDVRLLVRLAYRSPHAGSDLSSKFGVSAERAEALVARADAWGLTVAGFSFHVDSQLDDPARFAAAIRDTAALMSRLERASGRRFTLLDIGGGFPIAYDRPVAALEEIARVIRPVLEPLAARYEILAEPGRVLVAESALLVTSVDGVAERPDGRWYYLDDGLYGSYSNVLTEGVHPLVFAERDLIAPAPPRRRATLAGPTCDSADVIARDCDLPDLRVGDLVVSPVMGAYTSVTATRFNGRPFTPVAVLTPARRPAGVMSRLA, encoded by the coding sequence ATGAACGAGACCGCCGCGACCCTCATCGACCGTCGCCGGCGCGAGTGCGCGGCGGTGATGCAGACGGATGACGCCCGCGCCGCCATCGCGCTCCACGGCACTCCGGTGCTGCTCCTGGATCCCGCGATCGTGGTGCGCCAGTACACACGGCTGCGAACGGCGCTTCCCTTCGTGCGGTTCCACTACGCGGTGAAGGTCTGCGCCCACCCCGCGGTGATCGCCGCTCTTGCCGAGGAGGGATGCGGCTTCGACGTCGCCTCGGGGGAGGAGATCGCGCTGCTCGAACGCCAGGGTGTCGCGCCGCATCGCGTCATCCACACCCACCCCGTCAAGAAGCCTGCCGAGATCGGTGCGGCGCTCGCCGCCGGCATCCGCACCTTCGTCGTCGACAACGAGATCGAGCTCGAGAAGTTCCGCCGAGGCGGTGCGCCCGACGTGCGCCTGCTCGTGCGACTGGCCTATCGCAGCCCCCACGCCGGGAGCGACCTGTCGAGCAAGTTCGGCGTCAGCGCCGAGCGCGCCGAAGCGCTCGTGGCTCGCGCCGACGCATGGGGCCTCACCGTGGCAGGTTTCAGCTTCCACGTCGACAGCCAGCTCGACGACCCCGCCCGCTTCGCCGCCGCGATCCGCGACACGGCTGCGCTGATGTCGCGCCTCGAGCGCGCGAGTGGTCGCCGCTTCACCCTGCTCGACATCGGCGGCGGGTTTCCGATCGCCTACGACCGGCCGGTCGCGGCGCTCGAGGAGATCGCGCGGGTCATTCGTCCGGTGCTGGAGCCGCTCGCCGCGCGCTACGAGATCCTCGCCGAACCCGGCCGGGTGCTCGTCGCCGAGTCGGCGCTGCTGGTCACGAGCGTCGACGGTGTCGCCGAACGCCCCGACGGGCGCTGGTACTACCTCGACGACGGCCTGTACGGCTCGTATTCGAACGTGCTCACCGAAGGCGTGCATCCGCTCGTGTTCGCCGAGCGCGATCTGATCGCGCCCGCCCCGCCACGCCGCCGCGCCACCCTCGCCGGGCCCACGTGCGACTCGGCCGATGTCATCGCGCGCGACTGCGACCTCCCCGACCTGCGGGTCGGCGACCTCGTGGTAAGCCCCGTCATGGGCGCCTACACGTCGGTGACCGCGACGCGCTTCAACGGGCGTCCGTTCACCCCGGTCGCGGTGCTCACTCCCGCACGGCGGCCCGCCGGGGTGATGTCCAGACTGGCGTGA
- a CDS encoding glycerate kinase, translating to MTHAAVAPIVIAIDSFKGSIRAADAAQAIAEGWWSVEPERDVVLCPMADGGEGTLDAFAAAVPGARRMSSWLLLPATDDAPNGTGVVELASTSGIELLGSPPQLRPWDADTRGFGEAIAAALAHGVSRLILGIGSSASTDGGAGMLTALGARFTDTAGRPIAPGARGLSSVADADLRHLAPLPPGGVTVLTDVTSPLLGERGAAAVFGPQKGAGMTDIPLLDAALARYADLFTVDAETPGAGAAGGTGFGLLAWGARLVPGAEAVAQLIDLPAQLAAASLVITGEGSFDRSSAAGKTVAHVHDLAAAHGVPVALVAGRIADDTATDRFATVVSLTKIAGSAEASLADPRLRLREAGAILARFGPTPRRPLIASHS from the coding sequence ATGACTCACGCCGCCGTCGCACCGATCGTCATCGCGATCGACTCCTTCAAAGGGTCGATCCGGGCGGCCGACGCGGCCCAGGCGATCGCCGAAGGATGGTGGAGCGTCGAACCCGAGCGCGACGTCGTCCTCTGCCCGATGGCCGACGGCGGAGAGGGAACACTCGACGCATTCGCCGCTGCGGTCCCCGGGGCGCGACGGATGTCCTCCTGGCTGCTGCTCCCCGCAACCGACGACGCCCCGAACGGAACGGGCGTGGTCGAGCTCGCGTCCACCTCGGGGATCGAACTCCTCGGCTCGCCGCCGCAGCTGAGACCGTGGGACGCCGACACCCGCGGCTTCGGCGAGGCGATCGCCGCCGCGCTCGCGCACGGGGTGTCACGGCTGATCCTGGGCATCGGCAGCAGCGCATCCACGGACGGCGGCGCGGGGATGCTCACCGCCCTCGGGGCGCGATTCACCGATACCGCGGGCAGGCCGATCGCCCCGGGGGCACGCGGGCTCTCGAGCGTCGCCGACGCCGACCTGCGCCACCTCGCTCCCCTGCCGCCGGGCGGCGTGACGGTTCTCACCGATGTGACCAGCCCCCTCCTCGGCGAGCGCGGGGCCGCGGCGGTCTTCGGGCCGCAGAAGGGCGCGGGGATGACCGACATCCCGCTCCTCGACGCCGCCCTCGCCCGCTACGCCGACCTCTTCACCGTCGACGCCGAGACCCCGGGCGCGGGAGCCGCGGGCGGCACCGGCTTCGGCCTGCTCGCGTGGGGCGCACGCCTCGTGCCGGGTGCGGAGGCGGTGGCGCAACTCATCGACCTGCCGGCACAACTCGCCGCGGCATCCCTTGTCATCACGGGCGAGGGCTCCTTCGACCGGTCATCCGCAGCCGGGAAGACGGTCGCCCACGTGCACGATCTCGCGGCCGCGCACGGGGTGCCGGTCGCGCTCGTTGCGGGCCGCATCGCCGACGACACTGCCACCGACCGGTTCGCAACCGTGGTCTCGCTGACGAAGATCGCGGGTTCCGCCGAGGCCTCCCTCGCCGACCCGCGGCTCCGACTGCGAGAGGCGGGGGCGATTCTCGCGCGATTCGGACCCACCCCCCGCCGGCCGCTGATAGCGTCCCACTCATGA
- a CDS encoding ABC transporter permease subunit yields MTVRSSTGRRVWVDTALAVVLLLVVWEVAARLLTSAFVLAAPSEIAVALVTQAGLLWRALLVTGQAALAGFVIGNLAAIALAALAVLLPATERVVTAVALVVFCLPLVATGPVLRVILGPGDGPQVVLAALAVYYTTMIPLLVGLRAAPATWFDLVRSYGRGAGAALVHVRARASLPYLIAGLQIAAPAAFLGAMVGEFTGAQSGLGVLTIRASRDLDIQLTWALATVATVVSVVAYVVIGAIGRRFVSERPPLILAPVRPRLPRRERVRSAAITTIAFLVVIVALWWGGIAVTGISPFFARTPVDVIRIFAGVDDGGEVRGILLAALGETALLAIAGYLAGLAVGAIGAIALTLAPRAATVSMPIAIALRAVPIVTTAPLVILLLGRGPVGAISLVALMVFFPTLIACLEGLRQAPGQALDVLRSYGAPARVQLVRVRIPAMLPAFFAAARMSVPAAVLAVTVVEWLAIGTGVGAAMALAASQSGYDLLAVAVVAVTALSALGYALVGVVESRVLRVYAPEQQA; encoded by the coding sequence ATGACCGTCCGATCTTCGACGGGCCGCAGGGTCTGGGTCGACACGGCCCTCGCCGTCGTTCTGCTGCTCGTCGTGTGGGAGGTCGCCGCACGCCTGCTCACCTCGGCCTTCGTCCTCGCGGCGCCGAGCGAGATCGCCGTCGCCCTCGTCACCCAGGCGGGGCTGCTGTGGCGGGCGCTCCTGGTCACCGGGCAGGCCGCGCTCGCCGGATTCGTCATCGGGAATCTCGCCGCCATCGCCCTAGCAGCCCTGGCGGTGCTGCTCCCGGCGACCGAGCGGGTCGTCACCGCCGTCGCACTCGTGGTGTTCTGCCTGCCGCTCGTCGCGACCGGGCCGGTGCTCCGCGTCATCCTGGGCCCGGGCGACGGTCCGCAGGTCGTCCTCGCCGCCCTCGCGGTGTACTACACCACGATGATCCCGCTCCTCGTGGGGCTTCGCGCGGCGCCCGCCACGTGGTTCGACCTCGTCCGCAGCTACGGCCGCGGGGCGGGGGCGGCCCTGGTGCACGTGCGCGCCCGGGCGAGTCTGCCGTACCTGATCGCGGGGCTGCAGATCGCTGCGCCCGCCGCGTTCCTCGGTGCGATGGTCGGCGAGTTCACCGGTGCGCAGAGCGGGCTCGGGGTGCTGACGATCCGCGCGTCGCGCGACCTCGACATCCAGCTCACCTGGGCGCTCGCCACCGTCGCCACGGTGGTCTCGGTCGTGGCGTACGTCGTGATCGGCGCGATCGGGCGCCGCTTCGTCAGCGAGCGGCCGCCGCTCATCCTCGCACCGGTCCGGCCCCGCCTCCCGCGGCGAGAGCGGGTACGCAGCGCGGCGATCACGACCATCGCGTTCCTCGTCGTCATCGTCGCGCTCTGGTGGGGCGGGATCGCGGTCACCGGGATCAGCCCGTTCTTCGCGCGCACGCCGGTCGACGTCATCCGGATCTTCGCCGGCGTCGACGACGGCGGCGAGGTGCGCGGCATCCTCCTCGCCGCCCTCGGCGAGACCGCGCTGCTCGCGATCGCCGGATACCTCGCCGGGCTCGCCGTCGGCGCGATCGGCGCGATCGCCCTCACTCTCGCCCCGCGGGCGGCGACCGTGTCGATGCCCATCGCCATCGCGCTGCGCGCCGTGCCCATCGTCACCACGGCACCCCTGGTCATCCTGCTTCTGGGGCGCGGGCCCGTCGGCGCGATCTCGCTCGTGGCGCTCATGGTCTTCTTCCCCACGCTCATCGCCTGCCTCGAGGGCCTCCGTCAGGCGCCCGGCCAGGCCCTCGACGTGCTGCGCAGCTACGGCGCACCCGCACGCGTGCAGCTCGTGCGCGTGCGGATCCCCGCGATGCTGCCCGCCTTCTTCGCCGCCGCCCGCATGAGCGTGCCGGCCGCGGTGCTCGCCGTCACCGTGGTGGAGTGGCTCGCGATCGGCACGGGGGTGGGCGCTGCGATGGCCCTCGCCGCCTCGCAGTCGGGGTACGACCTGCTCGCCGTCGCGGTCGTCGCCGTCACCGCCCTGTCGGCGCTCGGGTACGCCCTGGTCGGTGTCGTCGAGTCGCGGGTGCTGCGCGTCTACGCTCCGGAGCAGCAGGCGTGA
- a CDS encoding HAD family hydrolase, with protein sequence MNTGRRTLVATDIDGTLVPDGTLELPDYTADVLRRLDAAGVAVVFVTGRPLRWMTGFWPHVGNHGMAIVSNGAITYDAHAREIISLTGIEAEDGLALSAIISAELPGARFAIECADGIRLDPRFAARTAVAGAPRGPLREIWTDPAVKLLVRDPDVDADLLHGRIAAIVGDAATVTWTMPGLVEISAAGVTKASALHTLCGRLDVDPAEVIAFGDMPNDIPMLSWAGTSYAMAGAHPSVREIADRTAPASAEEGVAQVLEHLLAEV encoded by the coding sequence GTGAACACAGGCCGTCGAACGCTGGTGGCGACCGACATCGACGGCACACTCGTCCCCGACGGCACGCTCGAACTTCCCGACTACACCGCCGACGTCCTGCGCCGCCTCGACGCCGCGGGCGTCGCCGTCGTCTTCGTCACCGGTCGACCCCTCCGCTGGATGACCGGCTTCTGGCCGCACGTCGGAAACCACGGGATGGCGATCGTCTCGAACGGCGCCATCACGTACGACGCCCACGCGCGCGAGATCATCTCACTCACCGGCATCGAAGCCGAGGATGGTCTCGCCCTCTCGGCGATCATCTCCGCCGAGCTCCCCGGCGCACGGTTTGCGATCGAGTGCGCCGACGGCATCCGTCTCGACCCGCGATTCGCTGCACGCACCGCCGTCGCAGGTGCGCCGCGCGGACCGCTCCGCGAGATCTGGACCGACCCCGCGGTGAAGCTCCTCGTGAGGGATCCGGATGTCGATGCCGACCTGCTGCACGGCAGGATCGCCGCGATCGTCGGCGACGCCGCGACCGTGACCTGGACCATGCCGGGTCTTGTCGAGATCAGCGCGGCCGGCGTCACGAAGGCCAGCGCCCTGCACACCCTCTGCGGGCGCCTCGACGTCGACCCCGCCGAGGTCATCGCCTTCGGCGACATGCCGAACGACATCCCGATGCTGTCGTGGGCCGGCACGAGTTACGCGATGGCGGGCGCTCATCCGTCCGTCCGTGAGATCGCCGATCGCACCGCTCCCGCCTCCGCCGAGGAGGGCGTCGCCCAGGTGCTCGAACACCTCCTCGCCGAGGTCTGA